A window of Mucilaginibacter sp. PAMC 26640 contains these coding sequences:
- a CDS encoding aldehyde oxidase produces the protein MTAIGQPISRLEGHEKVTGRAKYAGEYNVPGLLYGYVVNSTITKGKIIKINTEAAEAIAGVVKIFTHENRPSLAWFDLQYSDMDAPPGSPFRPLHNAEIKHNGQPIALVVAETFEQARQAASVITVDYEESAFKTNLASHLNEARDPKVGMASALKPPPPKPSGDFEKAYAGSAAKAAFEFTHGTEHHNPMELFTTTTLYEGKGKLTIYDKTQGTVNCQLYVANVFGLRYKDVRVVSPYVGGGFGAGLRPQYQLFMSAMAALELKRHVRVTLDRSQMFSFGHRPQTIQRTRFGADETGKVTALNHSAYGETSRFEDYGEIVVSWSPMIYPAENTLLEYKVVPLDVHTPLDMRAPGGSTSLHAIEATMDELAYQLKMDPVELRLKNYSTFNKVEGKPFTSKELKACYLEGAKKFGWEKRNPEPRSMKRGHKLVGYGMATGIWDAMQLPARAEAMITSDGKLHVKSAVTDIGTGTLTVMTQIAADELGLNMADVQFDYGNSKMPFAPIQGGSFTTSTVGMAIVAAAKALRKKLFKIAKDKFDTLKEAKLETVTFNGGNLVFGEVIIGLNEIVEANNGKPVKTTNTGYPHALKLRKYAKAAHSAAFVEVEVDEELGMINVTRALTAVAAGRIINPKTARSQVLGGMVWSISKALREETILDKNLGKYMNQNLSEYHIPVHADIHDLDVLFVEENDSIINELGTKGVGEIGLVGMPPAIANAIFHATGKRINEFPIHFDKLL, from the coding sequence ATGACAGCAATAGGACAACCAATTAGCCGGCTGGAAGGCCATGAAAAGGTAACCGGCAGAGCCAAATACGCAGGCGAATACAATGTACCCGGGCTATTATATGGCTACGTTGTGAACAGCACCATCACCAAAGGAAAGATCATTAAGATCAACACTGAAGCAGCAGAAGCTATAGCTGGTGTGGTGAAGATATTTACCCATGAGAACCGGCCGTCTCTAGCCTGGTTCGATCTGCAATACAGCGATATGGATGCGCCTCCGGGATCACCTTTCCGGCCTTTGCACAATGCCGAAATCAAACACAACGGGCAGCCTATAGCTTTAGTAGTAGCCGAAACATTTGAACAGGCAAGGCAGGCTGCATCTGTTATTACGGTTGATTATGAGGAAAGCGCCTTTAAAACCAATCTGGCCTCGCACCTGAACGAGGCGCGCGACCCAAAAGTTGGTATGGCATCTGCCCTGAAACCGCCACCACCAAAACCATCCGGCGATTTTGAGAAGGCTTATGCGGGCTCGGCCGCGAAAGCCGCATTTGAATTTACACACGGTACGGAGCACCACAACCCCATGGAGCTGTTTACCACCACCACGCTGTATGAGGGCAAAGGAAAACTAACCATTTACGATAAAACGCAGGGCACTGTAAATTGCCAACTTTATGTGGCGAATGTATTTGGGCTGCGTTACAAAGATGTTCGTGTAGTTTCCCCGTATGTGGGTGGTGGGTTTGGTGCAGGGCTAAGACCGCAGTACCAGTTATTCATGTCGGCGATGGCGGCATTGGAGCTCAAGCGCCACGTACGTGTTACGCTGGATCGCAGCCAGATGTTTAGTTTTGGCCATCGCCCGCAAACCATTCAGCGTACGCGTTTTGGTGCTGATGAAACCGGGAAAGTCACCGCGCTTAACCATAGCGCCTACGGCGAAACATCGCGGTTTGAAGATTACGGAGAAATTGTGGTAAGCTGGTCGCCGATGATTTACCCTGCTGAAAACACCTTGCTCGAATACAAAGTAGTACCGCTGGATGTGCACACGCCGCTGGATATGCGCGCACCGGGTGGCAGCACCAGTCTGCATGCCATTGAAGCTACGATGGATGAATTGGCTTACCAGCTAAAAATGGATCCCGTTGAACTCCGTTTAAAAAATTACAGCACCTTTAACAAGGTGGAAGGCAAACCCTTCACTAGTAAAGAATTAAAAGCCTGCTATTTAGAGGGCGCAAAAAAGTTTGGCTGGGAGAAACGCAACCCCGAACCAAGGAGCATGAAACGTGGCCACAAACTGGTTGGCTACGGCATGGCCACCGGCATTTGGGACGCCATGCAATTACCTGCACGAGCCGAAGCGATGATCACCAGCGACGGTAAGCTGCACGTTAAAAGTGCAGTGACCGATATCGGTACCGGCACGCTTACCGTAATGACCCAGATAGCAGCTGATGAACTGGGTCTTAATATGGCGGATGTACAGTTTGACTATGGCAATAGCAAAATGCCCTTTGCCCCCATCCAGGGCGGATCGTTTACCACATCAACGGTGGGTATGGCGATAGTTGCTGCAGCGAAAGCTCTGCGTAAAAAGTTGTTTAAAATAGCAAAAGATAAATTTGACACCCTTAAAGAGGCTAAGCTGGAGACTGTAACTTTTAACGGCGGCAACCTGGTTTTTGGGGAAGTTATTATTGGACTGAACGAAATCGTCGAAGCAAATAACGGCAAACCAGTAAAAACCACTAATACGGGATATCCGCATGCATTAAAGCTGCGAAAATATGCTAAAGCCGCTCATAGTGCCGCTTTTGTTGAGGTAGAAGTTGATGAAGAACTAGGTATGATCAACGTGACCAGGGCGCTTACTGCAGTGGCTGCCGGCAGAATCATTAACCCTAAAACAGCACGCAGCCAGGTATTGGGTGGTATGGTATGGAGTATCAGCAAAGCACTGCGCGAGGAGACCATACTAGACAAAAACCTCGGCAAGTATATGAACCAGAACCTGTCTGAATACCATATCCCTGTACATGCCGATATCCACGACCTCGACGTATTATTTGTGGAAGAAAACGACAGCATTATCAATGAGCTGGGTACAAAGGGAGTTGGGGAAATTGGATTGGTGGGCATGCCGCCTGCAATCGCGAATGCTATTTTTCATGCTACCGGCAAAAGGATAAATGAATTTCCAATTCACTTTGATAAGCTATTGTAG
- a CDS encoding rubrerythrin family protein: protein MATKAKTETKTKATKTAATSKSPASGKFEDSEFHEFFVDELKDIYWAEKHLVKALPKMKKAATSPELAAAFDKHTAETETHIATLEQVFELLGEKAAAKKCDAMAGLLEEADGIISDTDQGTMIRDCGLILGAQKVEHYEIATYGALRTLAITMGNQDVADLLQQTLDNEKATDVALTVCAESLVNEAAVAE, encoded by the coding sequence ATGGCAACTAAAGCTAAAACCGAAACTAAAACTAAAGCCACCAAAACGGCTGCTACAAGCAAATCACCCGCAAGCGGTAAATTTGAAGATTCAGAATTTCATGAATTTTTTGTAGACGAACTGAAGGATATTTACTGGGCAGAAAAGCACCTGGTAAAAGCATTACCGAAAATGAAGAAAGCTGCTACGAGCCCCGAGCTAGCTGCTGCTTTTGACAAACACACCGCCGAAACTGAAACACATATTGCAACATTGGAGCAAGTATTTGAGTTACTTGGCGAAAAAGCTGCTGCAAAAAAATGTGACGCGATGGCTGGTTTACTGGAAGAAGCTGATGGCATTATTTCAGACACCGACCAGGGCACTATGATCCGTGATTGCGGGTTGATCCTGGGTGCGCAAAAGGTGGAACATTATGAGATTGCAACTTACGGAGCTTTACGTACCCTGGCCATTACTATGGGAAACCAGGATGTTGCCGATTTATTACAGCAAACGCTGGATAACGAGAAAGCAACGGATGTAGCGTTAACCGTATGCGCCGAATCTTTGGTTAACGAAGCAGCCGTAGCAGAATAA
- a CDS encoding peptidase S9: MNKLYLTTAGFMLAFTAGAQQLPALTDKDYQHAESMLGYNTEPLVFNGSVRPNWLPGDNFWYRVVMPAGAEFVMVNAAKGTRTPAFDSQKLATALATASNEKVDAKALPFRSISFAADDKTVLFRALGKQWQYDAASDKVSEYSGAVAMADAQGGRGARGGGGLEVLSPDKTKAAFIKDWNLWIKDVKTGAQTQLTTDGVKDFGYATDNAGWKMSDGPILSWSPDSKKIATFQQDQRTVSDMFLVTTNVGKPTLKAWKYPLPGDKDIATIARVIINVDEPKVIRLQIPADPHRATLSDDIASSGTFDDVNWSADGSKLAFVSTSRDHKIEKVRIADAATGAVKEVFGETVATQYESGWRSINWKYLPASNEIIWFSERDNWGHLYLYDANTGKLKRQITKGDWVVTQVLKVDEKKRVIYFIADGRQAENPYFSQLCKIGMDGKGFTVLTPEAGNHQVTFSPSYGYFIDAYSKPNVAPVTVLRNAEGKLLSTLEKTDISQLTAKGWKPLTPITLKAHDGKTDIYGVMFTPTHLDPNKKYPVIDYIYPGPQGGSVGSWSFGAARGDNQALAELGFVVVAIEGTSNPLRSKSYHDMNYGNMGDNTLSDQVGGIRQLAQKYSYIDTTRVGIWGHSGGGYATAAAMFRYPDFFKVGISESGNHENRNYEDDWGERYNGLVENSNYDAQANQNIAKNLKGKLMLAHGMMDNNVPPYNTLLVAEALEKANKSFDLVIFPNSAHGYGQYSYYMMRRRWDYFVKNLLGAEPPKDYVLKPKVDNGQ; encoded by the coding sequence CTTTATGCTTGCGTTTACTGCAGGTGCCCAGCAGTTGCCGGCATTAACAGATAAGGATTACCAGCACGCCGAAAGTATGCTGGGCTATAATACCGAACCGCTTGTTTTTAACGGAAGCGTGAGACCTAACTGGCTGCCGGGAGACAACTTCTGGTACCGTGTTGTTATGCCCGCAGGTGCCGAGTTTGTAATGGTAAACGCCGCTAAAGGAACGCGTACACCAGCATTTGATTCACAAAAGCTTGCTACTGCTTTAGCAACAGCCTCCAATGAAAAGGTGGATGCGAAAGCCCTGCCGTTTCGTTCTATCAGCTTTGCTGCCGATGATAAAACAGTTTTGTTCCGGGCTTTAGGCAAGCAGTGGCAGTATGATGCGGCAAGTGATAAAGTAAGCGAGTACAGCGGCGCTGTTGCCATGGCAGATGCCCAGGGCGGCAGGGGGGCACGCGGTGGGGGTGGACTGGAAGTTTTATCTCCCGACAAAACCAAGGCGGCCTTTATTAAGGATTGGAACTTATGGATAAAGGATGTTAAAACGGGTGCACAAACTCAGCTGACTACCGATGGCGTGAAGGATTTCGGCTATGCAACCGATAACGCAGGCTGGAAAATGAGCGACGGGCCGATATTGTCCTGGTCGCCGGATTCAAAAAAGATTGCCACTTTTCAGCAGGATCAGCGCACGGTAAGTGACATGTTTTTGGTGACTACCAATGTGGGTAAGCCAACTTTAAAAGCGTGGAAGTACCCCTTGCCCGGTGATAAGGATATAGCCACTATTGCCCGGGTAATTATCAATGTTGATGAGCCAAAAGTGATCAGGCTGCAGATCCCGGCAGATCCGCATCGCGCTACACTGAGCGATGATATTGCCAGCAGTGGTACTTTTGACGATGTTAACTGGAGTGCCGATGGCAGTAAACTGGCCTTTGTATCTACCTCCCGCGATCATAAGATAGAAAAAGTAAGAATTGCCGATGCGGCTACCGGTGCGGTGAAAGAGGTTTTTGGTGAAACGGTTGCCACCCAGTATGAAAGCGGCTGGCGCAGTATCAACTGGAAATATTTGCCTGCCAGTAACGAGATCATCTGGTTTTCTGAACGCGATAACTGGGGCCATCTTTACCTTTACGATGCAAACACCGGTAAGTTAAAACGCCAGATAACCAAGGGCGACTGGGTGGTGACCCAGGTGCTCAAAGTGGATGAAAAAAAGAGGGTTATCTATTTCATAGCGGATGGCCGCCAGGCTGAGAACCCATATTTTAGTCAGCTTTGCAAAATTGGGATGGATGGTAAGGGATTTACCGTACTAACGCCGGAGGCAGGTAACCACCAGGTAACGTTTTCGCCTTCATACGGGTATTTTATAGATGCTTATTCTAAGCCCAATGTTGCCCCTGTTACCGTTCTCCGGAACGCTGAAGGCAAGCTGCTTTCCACATTGGAGAAAACGGATATCAGCCAATTAACAGCAAAGGGCTGGAAACCACTTACGCCGATAACCCTGAAAGCGCATGACGGCAAAACTGATATCTACGGTGTAATGTTTACGCCAACCCATCTTGATCCCAACAAAAAATATCCTGTAATTGATTATATCTACCCGGGTCCGCAGGGCGGCAGCGTTGGTAGCTGGTCGTTTGGCGCCGCACGTGGGGATAACCAGGCTTTGGCCGAATTGGGCTTTGTGGTGGTAGCAATAGAAGGCACCAGCAACCCGCTGCGGTCAAAAAGCTATCATGATATGAATTATGGTAATATGGGTGATAATACCCTGAGCGATCAGGTGGGCGGCATTCGCCAGCTGGCGCAAAAATACAGCTACATTGATACAACCCGCGTTGGCATCTGGGGCCATTCTGGAGGCGGGTATGCAACGGCAGCAGCGATGTTCCGTTATCCCGATTTCTTTAAAGTGGGTATCTCTGAATCGGGCAACCACGAAAACAGGAACTACGAGGACGATTGGGGCGAACGCTATAACGGCCTGGTAGAAAACTCAAATTACGACGCGCAAGCCAATCAAAATATTGCTAAGAACCTGAAAGGTAAACTGATGCTGGCCCATGGCATGATGGATAATAACGTGCCTCCGTATAACACCCTGCTGGTGGCAGAAGCGCTGGAGAAAGCCAACAAAAGTTTCGACCTGGTAATTTTTCCGAATAGTGCGCATGGTTACGGGCAATATTCTTACTATATGATGCGCCGCCGCTGGGATTATTTTGTAAAGAATCTTTTAGGTGCCGAACCGCCAAAAGATTACGTATTGAAACCAAAAGTGGATAATGGGCAATAA